In Enterobacter cloacae, a single window of DNA contains:
- a CDS encoding peptide transporter: MSDEQHIGNDKSRYLNAPKRTEVGHRSGLAGLKTAPRIKKLFTLHKGRRLEAEHVIVPAQRVEKETLVHPANPRNQEALTDYSVRDILKQIEERGVDTEGIAVKRDGVYLLIEGSRRRFCCIKAEKDLPLWVLPDELTEDDINSIISAAQTSRKFSYREVGFQFIKKMEEKGFSTNEELAAYLGISHVSVAKRIQAARIDETLISLFPDYEGIPNSYYSRLSRLQKYVQKNLFPLDEVIDNVKEETKDLDIGDLQVAQKVVMEKITQSVESVCEKTYSTKWETSDLITFDNKDKYARISKNNTGRKIRFEFNRINAGFIKELEEFIKEKLKVSE; the protein is encoded by the coding sequence ATGAGCGATGAGCAACATATCGGGAATGATAAATCTCGATATTTAAACGCACCAAAGCGGACAGAAGTCGGTCACCGTTCAGGTCTTGCGGGTTTGAAAACAGCACCTCGCATAAAAAAGTTATTCACTCTTCATAAGGGCCGGAGACTTGAAGCGGAACATGTGATTGTTCCAGCCCAGAGAGTGGAGAAGGAGACCTTAGTCCATCCAGCGAACCCACGAAATCAAGAAGCCCTTACAGATTATTCTGTTAGAGATATTCTTAAGCAGATTGAAGAAAGAGGGGTCGATACCGAAGGGATCGCTGTAAAAAGAGATGGGGTTTATTTATTAATAGAAGGAAGTCGCAGACGTTTCTGCTGTATAAAGGCAGAAAAGGATCTCCCCCTGTGGGTTCTTCCGGATGAACTAACCGAAGATGATATAAATTCAATTATATCCGCAGCACAAACATCTCGAAAATTTTCATATAGAGAAGTTGGGTTTCAATTTATCAAAAAAATGGAAGAAAAAGGATTTTCTACTAATGAAGAACTCGCAGCATATCTTGGGATTAGTCATGTATCGGTAGCCAAAAGAATCCAGGCGGCCCGTATTGACGAAACATTGATCTCTTTATTCCCGGATTATGAAGGAATCCCGAACTCCTATTATAGTCGCTTGTCTCGTTTACAGAAATATGTGCAAAAAAATCTATTTCCTTTAGATGAAGTAATAGATAATGTTAAAGAGGAAACAAAAGATTTAGACATTGGAGATCTCCAGGTTGCTCAAAAAGTTGTAATGGAAAAAATCACACAATCTGTGGAAAGTGTTTGTGAAAAAACTTATTCCACAAAATGGGAAACAAGTGATCTTATTACTTTTGATAACAAAGATAAGTATGCAAGAATCAGTAAAAACAATACTGGTAGAAAAATTCGCTTTGAATTCAATAGGATAAATGCGGGTTTTATTAAGGAACTAGAGGAGTTCATAAAAGAAAAATTAAAAGTATCAGAATAA
- a CDS encoding chromosome partitioning protein ParA, producing MNLLEKIALVGQRMKSEQISLKESLMASSRVSVSDDSVDGVDRLIYNHCLNKKNLSDFFGKSRVTFNKILSDLEEKELVGAPIYQNKNHLYTRWDVQKIMDALGYPKYRDHYFSRAIVTQNHKGGTGKSTTSVALAVAAALDLQLNARVLMIEWDPQGSIGSSMIQSVSEDDVFLTAIDAILGIYEENSEYKKYLDSGFSEEEIITNMPFSTHLPNLDVITAFPTDARFKDKYWQCSREERTSLLLRFKEVILPVLKQNYDLIIIDTPPEDSPLIWAADEAADGILVAVSPREYDYASTTDFMLTISERFKQSPSKGDNLKWFKVLAVNVDDKSPYERIVLDKLIRTVQDLLMSANIKNSEAFKAAASKGRTVLDIKKSEELCSAKQLDVAEESVLQVYQQFINEIKSFSAKQGVNA from the coding sequence ATGAATTTACTTGAAAAGATCGCCCTCGTTGGTCAGCGCATGAAAAGCGAGCAGATTTCTCTAAAGGAATCTCTGATGGCTTCATCAAGAGTATCTGTTTCTGATGATAGTGTTGATGGTGTTGATAGACTGATCTATAACCACTGTTTGAATAAAAAAAATCTCTCTGATTTTTTTGGGAAGTCACGAGTAACGTTCAATAAAATACTTTCGGACTTAGAAGAAAAAGAACTTGTTGGTGCACCTATTTATCAAAACAAAAATCATCTTTACACCCGCTGGGATGTTCAAAAAATAATGGATGCCCTGGGTTATCCCAAGTACCGCGATCATTACTTTAGCAGAGCTATTGTTACTCAGAATCATAAAGGCGGTACAGGGAAAAGCACTACATCTGTAGCTTTAGCAGTAGCAGCTGCTTTAGATCTACAACTCAATGCACGTGTATTAATGATCGAATGGGACCCACAAGGTTCGATTGGAAGCAGCATGATTCAAAGTGTCTCAGAAGATGATGTCTTCCTTACAGCAATTGATGCAATCCTTGGAATTTATGAAGAAAATTCTGAGTATAAAAAATATTTAGATTCAGGATTCTCTGAAGAAGAAATCATCACTAATATGCCTTTTTCAACGCATCTGCCAAACTTGGACGTAATAACGGCTTTTCCGACAGATGCTCGTTTTAAAGATAAATACTGGCAATGTTCTAGAGAAGAACGTACGTCTTTGTTACTACGTTTCAAGGAAGTTATCTTACCGGTACTGAAGCAGAACTATGATTTGATTATTATAGACACTCCACCTGAAGATTCACCTTTGATCTGGGCTGCTGACGAAGCGGCCGATGGGATTCTTGTCGCAGTGTCACCACGTGAATATGATTACGCCTCTACTACAGACTTCATGCTTACAATAAGTGAAAGGTTTAAACAATCACCAAGTAAGGGCGACAATTTAAAATGGTTCAAAGTTCTTGCTGTCAATGTAGATGACAAAAGTCCATATGAAAGAATAGTTTTGGATAAATTAATCAGAACTGTTCAGGACCTTTTGATGTCCGCTAACATAAAAAATTCTGAAGCATTTAAGGCAGCTGCTTCCAAAGGGCGTACAGTGCTTGATATCAAAAAATCAGAGGAACTTTGTTCCGCAAAGCAGCTTGATGTCGCAGAAGAATCTGTATTACAGGTATATCAGCAATTTATAAATGAAATAAAAAGTTTTTCAGCTAAGCAAGGAGTTAACGCATGA